A single Stigmatella aurantiaca DNA region contains:
- a CDS encoding DUF4091 domain-containing protein has product MGAGWAWVLTAVLAASPEPKVVSPLIKVRPGAAVEGRAEAKLSVARGECEATQVVLPGAIERVTAQPLTLRAEGQSLTASVWREAYLDVKTPSNSQGRTGPWPDALVPVETPGEPSLPTVLYVEVCAPEAQAPGKYRGELRVKADAKAMAAVPFTVEVQPFVLPATASLPTSFGISLYSIAKGHGVAPESPEAQKLLRDYARTLLEHRVSAHGLGMDAPPVRFEKGRAVVDFQAYDAEMAPFLDGSLLPSGARFTTADVRDSRKASTEEEKVAYYRAFAEHFKSKGWDAQLFFYAKDEPKPEDVPLVHTQSKRVRAAGKIPVLVTSPLDEALKGTADILTPTLNCFFPRPGPQTCRNILPISKLRARLPADTKVWWYQSCNSHGCNGGPMTEAATERAYTGWASYMVDHPAPLNRAMGPLAFLTGVDGELYFDTVFAYNTQDPWKNLFEFGGNGDGTLFYPGTPQRLGTSTHQPVVSLRLKHLRDGLEDYEYLHLLAKLGDAESAKALARRLTRSGYEIEPSPAEWDTVRQALTSRLRARWENSEYAKRPGVPR; this is encoded by the coding sequence ATGGGAGCAGGATGGGCGTGGGTGCTCACGGCGGTGCTGGCCGCATCGCCGGAGCCGAAGGTCGTTTCTCCGCTGATCAAGGTCCGGCCCGGCGCCGCGGTGGAAGGCCGCGCCGAGGCCAAGCTGAGCGTGGCCCGGGGAGAGTGCGAGGCCACCCAGGTGGTGCTCCCGGGCGCCATCGAGCGCGTCACGGCCCAGCCGCTGACGCTCCGGGCCGAGGGCCAGTCCCTGACGGCCTCGGTCTGGCGCGAGGCCTACCTGGACGTGAAGACGCCGTCCAACAGCCAGGGCCGCACGGGCCCCTGGCCGGACGCGCTCGTTCCCGTGGAGACGCCGGGAGAGCCGTCCCTGCCCACCGTCCTCTACGTGGAGGTGTGCGCCCCCGAGGCGCAGGCGCCCGGCAAGTACCGTGGCGAGCTGCGCGTGAAGGCGGACGCGAAGGCGATGGCGGCAGTGCCCTTCACGGTGGAGGTGCAGCCCTTCGTGTTGCCCGCCACGGCCTCGCTGCCCACGAGCTTTGGCATCTCGCTCTACAGCATCGCCAAGGGACATGGCGTGGCGCCGGAGTCCCCGGAGGCGCAGAAGCTGCTGCGCGACTACGCGCGCACCCTGCTGGAGCACCGGGTGAGCGCGCATGGCCTGGGCATGGATGCGCCGCCGGTGCGCTTCGAGAAGGGCCGCGCGGTGGTGGACTTCCAGGCCTATGACGCGGAGATGGCCCCCTTCCTCGACGGGAGCCTGCTGCCCTCCGGCGCCCGCTTCACCACCGCGGACGTGCGGGACAGCCGCAAGGCGAGCACCGAGGAAGAGAAGGTCGCGTACTACCGGGCCTTCGCCGAGCACTTCAAGAGCAAGGGCTGGGACGCCCAGCTCTTCTTCTACGCCAAGGACGAGCCGAAGCCGGAGGACGTGCCCCTGGTGCACACGCAGTCGAAGCGGGTGCGCGCGGCCGGCAAGATTCCCGTGCTCGTCACCTCACCGCTGGACGAGGCCCTGAAGGGAACGGCGGACATCCTCACCCCCACCCTCAACTGCTTCTTCCCCCGGCCAGGGCCCCAGACGTGCCGCAACATCCTGCCGATCTCCAAGCTGCGCGCGCGCCTGCCCGCGGACACCAAGGTCTGGTGGTATCAGAGCTGCAACTCCCACGGCTGCAACGGTGGGCCCATGACCGAGGCCGCCACCGAGCGGGCCTATACCGGCTGGGCCTCCTACATGGTGGACCACCCCGCCCCCCTCAACCGGGCCATGGGGCCGCTGGCGTTCCTCACCGGCGTGGATGGCGAGCTCTATTTCGACACCGTCTTCGCCTACAACACGCAGGACCCGTGGAAGAACCTCTTCGAGTTCGGCGGCAACGGCGACGGCACCCTCTTCTACCCGGGCACCCCCCAGCGCCTGGGCACCTCCACGCACCAGCCCGTGGTGTCCCTGCGGCTCAAGCACCTGCGCGACGGGCTGGAGGACTACGAGTACCTCCACCTGCTGGCGAAGCTCGGGGATGCGGAGAGCGCCAAGGCCCTGGCGCGGCGGCTCACCCGCTCGGGCTATGAAATCGAGCCGTCTCCCGCCGAATGGGACACGGTCCGCCAGGCCCTGACTTCCCGGCTTCGCGCCCGCTGGGAAAACTCCGAATATGCGAAGCGCCCGGGCGTCCCTCGTTGA
- a CDS encoding YggS family pyridoxal phosphate-dependent enzyme, translating into MSAVAERLADIRARVAAACARAGRPVESVTLVAVSKLKPEALIRDAYAAGQRDFGENYAQELRDKAAGLEALAGLRWHAIGALQTNKVKYVARAAHAFHALERMDVARELSKRRMEAPLPCYIEVNLGGEQSKSGLRPEALGAFLEEARTLPGLRLEGLMALPPPTGDGEQARGHFRRLRELAREHGLTGLSMGTTHDFELAIEEGATLVRVGTAIFGERD; encoded by the coding sequence ATGAGCGCCGTCGCGGAGCGGCTCGCGGACATCCGCGCCCGGGTGGCCGCGGCCTGTGCCCGCGCGGGGCGCCCGGTGGAGTCGGTGACGCTGGTGGCCGTGTCCAAGCTCAAGCCCGAGGCGCTCATCCGCGACGCCTACGCGGCGGGCCAGCGGGACTTCGGGGAGAACTACGCCCAGGAGCTGCGGGACAAGGCCGCCGGGCTGGAAGCGCTGGCCGGGCTGCGCTGGCACGCCATCGGCGCCCTGCAGACAAACAAGGTGAAGTACGTGGCCCGCGCCGCCCACGCCTTCCATGCGCTGGAGCGGATGGACGTGGCCCGGGAGCTGTCCAAGCGCCGCATGGAGGCCCCCCTGCCCTGCTACATCGAGGTGAACCTCGGGGGCGAGCAGAGCAAGAGCGGCCTGCGGCCCGAGGCGCTGGGGGCCTTCCTGGAGGAGGCGCGCACGTTGCCGGGCCTCCGGCTGGAGGGGTTGATGGCCCTGCCCCCGCCCACCGGGGACGGGGAGCAGGCGCGCGGCCACTTCCGGCGCCTGCGGGAGCTGGCCCGCGAGCACGGGCTCACGGGCCTCTCCATGGGGACGACGCACGACTTCGAGCTGGCCATCGAAGAGGGGGCCACGCTCGTGCGCGTCGGGACGGCCATCTTCGGCGAGCGGGACTGA
- a CDS encoding DUF3108 domain-containing protein, translating to MHKRFTGAMTGLLSGLLLMAGTAGAQVANPSFGPGEQALYRVQYLGVTAGTAQITVGAPMQQWGQKVWPIISLAKTDSMASAWPIKDKFVTYWGEDGQRSLGSDFFADENHKRRRQRIQLEDGGKSARVIRQKEGAQPTESTHELPEGTMDVASAAFGLRRQGLADGQEYSAPVFTGSKSFVMRAKVEGRQQMKTPMGPREVFRVSVQTDFSEKLQTRRDITLYFTTDPSHVPVRLEADFVLGTIVAELTEYKPGRLLTMNQVARSTDG from the coding sequence ATGCACAAGCGGTTCACAGGTGCGATGACGGGACTGCTGTCCGGATTGCTGCTGATGGCGGGCACGGCGGGTGCCCAGGTGGCCAACCCGTCCTTCGGGCCTGGCGAGCAGGCGCTCTACCGCGTCCAGTACCTGGGGGTGACGGCGGGCACCGCGCAGATCACCGTCGGCGCGCCGATGCAGCAGTGGGGCCAGAAGGTGTGGCCCATCATCTCCCTGGCGAAGACGGACTCGATGGCCAGCGCCTGGCCCATCAAGGACAAGTTCGTGACGTACTGGGGCGAGGACGGCCAGCGCTCGCTGGGCAGTGACTTCTTCGCCGACGAGAACCACAAGCGCCGCCGCCAGCGCATCCAGCTGGAGGACGGGGGCAAGTCCGCGCGGGTCATCCGGCAGAAGGAAGGCGCGCAGCCCACCGAGTCCACGCACGAGCTGCCCGAGGGCACGATGGACGTGGCCAGCGCCGCGTTCGGGCTGCGCCGCCAGGGGCTCGCTGACGGCCAGGAGTACTCCGCCCCCGTCTTCACCGGCAGCAAGAGCTTCGTGATGCGCGCCAAGGTGGAAGGCCGCCAGCAGATGAAGACGCCCATGGGGCCGCGCGAGGTGTTCCGCGTGTCGGTCCAGACGGACTTCTCCGAGAAGCTGCAGACCCGGCGCGACATCACCCTGTACTTCACGACGGACCCCAGCCACGTGCCGGTGCGCCTCGAGGCGGACTTCGTGCTGGGCACCATCGTGGCGGAACTCACCGAGTACAAACCCGGCCGCCTGCTGACGATGAACCAGGTGGCCCGCAGCACCGACGGCTAA
- a CDS encoding DUF3108 domain-containing protein, translating to MTSMRSALAASLVLLATTTYAQGAAQSEDKEPEAAQAAPAASKVALCPTALPTLTSPLAFMPGEDLEFDLDAMGAQAGKMSMRTHRPDKGVLPVQIDVQSNAFFSKVRRVKGSAVSYLHPRTLRPSRYVENATENDVQRKVDVAFGAKDRSVKVDYTLGGRSGRSLYTYDKDGLDVAGAIYLMRQLPMKEGLPLCFDVYGIRKLWRMTGVVEKREHVSLPIGEFEAWYLKGTAVRLDRPSIQREVHVWISDDARRLPLVAVGTVDVGAVRATLTAYSRPGDKKQRAQTGKEELKW from the coding sequence ATGACCTCCATGCGCTCAGCCCTCGCGGCCAGTCTCGTCCTGCTCGCCACCACCACCTACGCCCAAGGGGCCGCGCAGTCCGAGGACAAGGAGCCCGAAGCCGCGCAGGCCGCCCCCGCCGCTTCCAAGGTGGCCCTCTGCCCCACCGCCCTGCCCACGCTGACCAGCCCCCTGGCCTTCATGCCCGGCGAGGACCTGGAGTTTGATCTCGATGCCATGGGCGCCCAGGCGGGGAAGATGTCGATGCGCACCCACCGCCCCGACAAGGGCGTGCTGCCCGTGCAGATCGACGTGCAGAGCAACGCCTTCTTCTCCAAGGTGCGGCGCGTGAAGGGCTCCGCGGTGAGCTACCTGCACCCGCGCACGCTGCGGCCCTCGCGCTACGTGGAGAACGCCACCGAGAACGACGTGCAGCGCAAGGTGGACGTGGCCTTCGGCGCCAAGGACCGCTCCGTCAAGGTGGACTACACCCTGGGCGGGCGCTCCGGGCGATCCCTCTACACCTATGACAAGGACGGGCTGGATGTGGCTGGCGCCATCTACCTGATGCGCCAGCTACCCATGAAGGAGGGCCTGCCCCTGTGCTTCGACGTGTACGGCATCCGCAAGCTGTGGCGCATGACGGGCGTGGTGGAAAAGCGCGAGCACGTCTCCCTGCCCATCGGCGAGTTCGAGGCCTGGTACCTCAAGGGCACCGCGGTGCGCCTGGACCGGCCCTCGATTCAGCGCGAGGTGCACGTGTGGATTTCCGATGACGCGCGCCGCCTGCCGCTCGTCGCCGTGGGCACCGTGGACGTGGGCGCCGTGCGCGCCACCCTCACCGCGTACTCGCGCCCCGGCGACAAGAAGCAGCGCGCCCAGACGGGCAAGGAAGAACTCAAGTGGTGA
- a CDS encoding Maf family protein has product MSTLEDPTPLVLASASPRRRELLSQLGLRFTVAAADLDETPLKGEAADTYVLRLARAKAQAVAGRFPGAWVLAADTTVALGPELMGKPADPIEARQMLRRLSGQTHAVYTGVALAGRAEASTVVRTAVTFRTLSDAEIGWYVGTGEPLDKAGAYAVQGRGGFLVAALEGSPTNVIGLPLGETLELLKRAGVPLAWSTP; this is encoded by the coding sequence ATGTCCACTCTAGAGGATCCTACACCCCTCGTCCTCGCTTCCGCTTCGCCGCGGCGGCGGGAACTTCTGTCCCAGCTGGGCCTGCGCTTCACCGTGGCCGCAGCGGACCTCGATGAAACCCCGCTGAAAGGTGAAGCAGCGGATACTTATGTCCTCCGGCTGGCCCGCGCCAAGGCCCAGGCCGTGGCAGGCAGGTTCCCAGGCGCCTGGGTGCTGGCCGCCGACACCACCGTGGCCCTGGGCCCGGAGTTGATGGGAAAGCCCGCGGACCCCATCGAGGCCCGCCAGATGCTCCGCCGCCTCTCGGGGCAGACCCATGCGGTCTACACAGGGGTTGCCCTCGCGGGCCGGGCCGAGGCGTCCACGGTGGTGCGCACCGCCGTCACCTTCCGGACACTGTCGGACGCGGAGATCGGCTGGTACGTGGGCACCGGCGAGCCCCTGGACAAGGCGGGGGCCTACGCGGTGCAGGGGCGCGGCGGGTTTCTCGTGGCCGCGCTGGAGGGCAGCCCCACCAACGTCATCGGCCTGCCCCTGGGGGAGACCCTGGAGCTGCTGAAGCGCGCCGGCGTGCCGCTGGCCTGGAGCACCCCATGA
- a CDS encoding sensor domain-containing diguanylate cyclase, which yields MNPADLLSAMKRTVEQLAAFNEMAKALTSTLELREVLSLVMQKVSDLLQPRNWSLILQDERSGKLYFEIAVGEGAEALKSLQLSPGEGIAGTVFSTGTARLVDDVGGDPAFAPRFDKASAFRTRSILAVPLIARGRVLGIIELVNGPQDPLFTQDDLTTLTAIADYAAIAIENAKNFWRVQELTITDEHTGCYNARHLRAQLEHEVKRSQRFHHPLSLVFLDLDRFKHVNDTHGHVVGSALLKEVGELLISCSRQLDLVFRYGGDEFSLMLVETAPEGALTIARRIRDAFREQHFLKSQGLDIRLTASLGVATFPDHAHSAMDLIRAADFAMYAAKARGRDGVCLAEPLPAGPRPEPLPEPGEP from the coding sequence ATGAATCCCGCGGATCTCCTCTCGGCCATGAAGAGGACGGTGGAGCAACTGGCCGCTTTCAACGAGATGGCCAAGGCGCTCACCTCGACGCTGGAGCTGCGGGAGGTGCTCAGCCTGGTGATGCAGAAGGTGAGCGATCTGCTCCAGCCGCGCAACTGGTCCCTCATCCTCCAAGACGAGCGATCGGGAAAGCTCTACTTCGAGATCGCCGTGGGGGAGGGGGCCGAGGCCCTCAAGTCCCTGCAGCTCTCGCCCGGAGAGGGCATCGCCGGCACGGTGTTCTCCACGGGCACCGCCCGGCTGGTGGACGACGTGGGCGGAGACCCCGCCTTCGCGCCGCGCTTCGACAAGGCCTCGGCGTTCCGCACGCGCTCCATCCTGGCCGTGCCGCTCATCGCGCGGGGGCGGGTGCTGGGCATCATCGAGCTGGTGAACGGCCCGCAGGATCCGCTCTTCACCCAGGATGACCTGACGACGCTGACGGCCATCGCGGACTACGCGGCCATCGCCATCGAGAACGCGAAGAACTTCTGGCGGGTGCAGGAGCTGACCATCACCGACGAGCACACGGGCTGCTACAACGCCCGGCACCTGCGCGCGCAGCTCGAGCACGAGGTGAAGCGCTCCCAGCGCTTCCACCACCCGCTGTCCCTGGTCTTCCTGGACCTGGACCGCTTCAAGCACGTCAACGACACCCACGGGCACGTGGTGGGCAGTGCCCTCCTGAAGGAGGTGGGCGAGCTGCTCATCAGCTGCAGCCGCCAGTTGGACCTGGTGTTCCGCTATGGCGGGGACGAGTTCTCGCTGATGCTGGTGGAGACGGCCCCCGAGGGGGCGCTCACCATCGCCCGGCGCATCCGCGATGCGTTCCGCGAGCAGCACTTCCTGAAGTCCCAGGGGCTCGACATCCGCCTCACCGCGAGCCTGGGGGTGGCCACCTTCCCGGACCACGCCCACTCCGCCATGGACCTCATCCGGGCGGCCGACTTCGCCATGTACGCGGCGAAGGCCCGGGGCCGGGATGGCGTCTGCCTCGCGGAGCCCCTGCCCGCCGGGCCGCGCCCGGAGCCCCTCCCGGAGCCGGGAGAGCCCTGA